One Deltaproteobacteria bacterium genomic region harbors:
- a CDS encoding acyl-CoA thioesterase, translated as MAFRAPIKVCFADIDNAGIVYYPRFMHYFHLAMEEFFASELGIDYASVLHERNVSLPTVHIEADFRLRIKYGGRIDMEVRVIDIGRTSITWEYRGYRAGDEEEMVVEGHNVTVCVTTDTFEKIEVPEWLRQALTAYMRTFDKR; from the coding sequence ATGGCGTTTCGTGCACCCATAAAGGTCTGCTTTGCTGACATCGATAATGCGGGTATCGTCTACTACCCCCGTTTCATGCACTATTTCCATCTGGCAATGGAGGAGTTCTTTGCCAGCGAACTGGGGATTGATTATGCGTCCGTATTACATGAACGCAACGTCTCCCTTCCCACTGTCCACATTGAGGCCGACTTTCGTCTGCGCATAAAATACGGCGGCCGAATTGACATGGAAGTCAGGGTGATCGACATTGGGCGGACCTCGATTACATGGGAATACAGAGGATACCGTGCGGGCGATGAAGAGGAAATGGTCGTGGAAGGACACAACGTCACGGTCTGCGTCACGACGGACACCTTTGAGAAGATAGAAGTCCCTGAATGGCTGAGACAGGCCTTAACGGCCTACATGAGGACCTTCGATAAAAGGTAG
- a CDS encoding enoyl-CoA hydratase/isomerase family protein, protein MEYENILYEVKNGIAKITINRPPYNVLDIKTMRDINQALQEVKEGQRDLKLLIITHAGDKAFSTGVDVKDHTPDKVDEMIEVFHRIFRIMVTLDLPTLAVVNGFALGGGCEVAIFCDMVIASEKSQFGQPEVKVGVYPSMVVAWLHRLIGWKKALEIILTGDTINAQEAERIGLINLAVPEENFAEEVEKFINRLTDKSPVVLKWAKKAVLAGLDVDFERALQNSEIIYKQALMRTHDANEGLKAFMEKRKTVWKGE, encoded by the coding sequence ATGGAATACGAGAATATTCTCTATGAAGTAAAGAATGGGATAGCCAAGATAACCATCAATCGCCCTCCATACAACGTCCTCGATATCAAGACCATGCGGGACATAAACCAGGCCTTGCAGGAGGTCAAGGAGGGACAGAGAGATCTCAAACTCCTCATCATCACCCATGCAGGGGACAAGGCCTTCTCCACAGGGGTGGATGTAAAGGATCATACCCCCGACAAGGTGGATGAGATGATCGAGGTCTTCCACCGCATCTTCCGGATCATGGTGACGCTGGATCTGCCCACCTTGGCCGTGGTCAATGGGTTCGCCCTAGGAGGGGGTTGTGAGGTAGCCATCTTCTGCGATATGGTGATAGCCTCTGAGAAATCGCAGTTCGGCCAACCTGAGGTCAAGGTAGGAGTATACCCATCCATGGTAGTTGCCTGGCTCCACAGGCTTATCGGCTGGAAGAAGGCCCTCGAGATCATCCTGACGGGAGACACCATCAATGCTCAGGAGGCCGAGAGAATTGGGCTCATCAACCTGGCCGTCCCTGAGGAGAATTTTGCGGAGGAGGTGGAAAAATTCATCAACAGGCTTACTGATAAGAGTCCTGTCGTCCTCAAGTGGGCCAAGAAGGCGGTGCTGGCAGGGCTGGATGTCGACTTCGAGCGGGCCTTGCAGAACTCCGAGATCATCTACAAGCAAGCCCTCATGCGCACCCATGACGCCAATGAAGGGCTCAAGGCCTTTATGGAGAAGAGAAAAACTGTCTGGAAGGGAGAATAG
- the metG gene encoding methionine--tRNA ligase has protein sequence MPRTFYVTTPIYYVNDVPHIGHAYTTIAADSLARYKRLAGYDCFFLTGTDEHGQKVEKAAQESGQTPVELADQVVERFKGLWARLHISYDDFIRTTQNRHIEAVAALLKQVWKQGDIYLGDYEDWYCTPCETFWTQTQLAEGSRCPDCGRPTERLKEKSYFFRMSRYQDALLQHLEENPDFIQPPGRYNEILSFVKGGLKDLSISRTTFRWGIPIPNDPDHVIYVWFDALTNYITGVGYPHDQKGFQRYWPADCHIIGKDILRFHAVYWPTFLMSAGLPLPQKIFAHGWWTVEGQKMSKSLGNVVDPYQLVNEYGVDPIRYFLLREVPFGADGDFSRSALIHRINGDLANDLGNLVSRVMAMVNKYCKGLVPPPRKDSEGEGRLWLQTKETFTQVGRYMDQLAFHRALGAIWDLVGALNKYLDETSPWNLAKEEGKRRKLEGILYNSLEVLRVLAILLFPFVPTTAQRMWEMLGLPAKLEGQRIEEVQKWGGFPEGLQVAKPAPLFPRIEAHR, from the coding sequence ATACCCCGGACCTTTTACGTTACCACCCCCATCTACTACGTGAACGACGTACCCCATATCGGCCATGCCTATACCACTATCGCCGCCGATTCGTTGGCCAGGTACAAGCGTTTGGCCGGCTATGACTGTTTCTTCCTCACCGGGACTGACGAACATGGTCAGAAGGTGGAGAAGGCCGCCCAAGAGAGTGGCCAAACCCCTGTCGAGCTGGCCGACCAGGTGGTGGAACGGTTCAAAGGATTATGGGCGAGGCTGCACATCTCCTATGATGACTTTATCCGGACCACACAAAACAGACACATAGAGGCTGTAGCCGCCCTTCTTAAACAGGTCTGGAAGCAGGGGGATATCTACCTGGGGGACTATGAAGACTGGTATTGTACCCCCTGTGAGACCTTTTGGACCCAGACTCAGCTGGCCGAAGGGAGCAGGTGTCCTGATTGTGGGCGACCCACTGAGCGGTTGAAGGAGAAGAGCTACTTCTTCCGGATGTCCAGGTATCAAGATGCCCTCTTGCAGCATCTGGAGGAAAACCCCGATTTTATCCAACCTCCCGGCCGTTATAACGAGATCCTGAGCTTTGTCAAGGGGGGTCTCAAAGACTTGAGCATAAGTAGAACTACCTTCAGGTGGGGGATCCCGATCCCCAACGATCCAGATCACGTCATCTATGTCTGGTTTGATGCACTCACCAACTATATCACCGGCGTCGGATACCCCCATGACCAGAAGGGATTTCAGCGATACTGGCCCGCCGACTGCCATATCATCGGCAAAGACATCTTGCGGTTTCACGCCGTCTATTGGCCTACCTTCCTCATGTCGGCAGGCCTCCCCCTTCCTCAGAAGATATTCGCCCATGGGTGGTGGACGGTGGAGGGGCAGAAGATGTCGAAGTCCCTGGGCAACGTGGTGGACCCCTACCAATTGGTGAATGAGTATGGGGTGGACCCCATCCGTTATTTCCTCTTGCGGGAGGTCCCCTTTGGGGCAGATGGGGATTTCTCCCGTTCGGCCCTCATCCACCGCATCAACGGAGATCTGGCCAATGACCTGGGCAACCTGGTCAGTCGTGTCATGGCCATGGTGAATAAATACTGCAAGGGCCTTGTCCCTCCACCCCGGAAGGACTCAGAAGGGGAAGGACGCCTCTGGCTTCAGACCAAGGAGACCTTTACGCAGGTAGGACGTTATATGGATCAACTGGCCTTCCACCGGGCCCTGGGGGCCATCTGGGATTTGGTGGGTGCCCTCAATAAATACCTGGATGAGACCTCACCCTGGAATTTGGCCAAGGAAGAGGGAAAGAGGAGAAAACTGGAGGGAATCCTCTATAACTCCCTTGAGGTCCTTCGGGTACTGGCAATACTCCTCTTTCCCTTTGTCCCCACTACTGCCCAGAGGATGTGGGAGATGCTGGGATTGCCTGCAAAGTTAGAGGGACAAAGGATCGAGGAGGTTCAGAAGTGGGGTGGGTTTCCAGAAGGGCTGCAGGTCGCCAAACCCGCTCCCCTCTTCCCCAGGATCGAAGCGCATAGGTAA
- a CDS encoding stage 0 sporulation family protein — protein MMRLVGVKFGKGVRVHRFQARDLELEKGDLVVVDTENGITLGTVITPPKEERLGFFKWSIREVVRKATAEDVEARERLREKEKEAFERCWRLIGDLELPMKLVEVEYLLNGSKVIFYFTADRRVDFRELVRRLAAQLKMRIEMRQIGVRDEAKMIGGVGPCGHELCCTTFLQDFELVSIKMAKDQNLPLNPAKISGLCGRLMCCLSFEVDTYQELKKNLPKVGKRITTKYGEGKVIRQNLLLQTITLEMNSGGVITIKADELGK, from the coding sequence GTGATGAGATTGGTCGGGGTGAAGTTCGGCAAGGGTGTACGGGTGCACCGCTTTCAGGCCCGTGATCTGGAACTGGAAAAGGGGGATTTGGTAGTGGTCGATACGGAAAATGGTATCACCTTGGGTACGGTCATAACCCCCCCTAAGGAGGAACGGTTGGGGTTCTTCAAGTGGTCTATTCGTGAGGTGGTCAGAAAGGCCACGGCCGAGGATGTGGAGGCGAGGGAGAGGTTGCGGGAAAAGGAGAAGGAGGCCTTTGAGCGCTGCTGGCGTTTGATAGGGGATTTGGAACTCCCGATGAAGTTAGTGGAAGTGGAATATCTCCTTAATGGGTCCAAGGTCATCTTCTATTTCACGGCCGATCGAAGGGTCGATTTTCGCGAGTTGGTGCGCAGACTTGCCGCCCAGTTGAAGATGAGGATCGAGATGCGGCAGATAGGCGTACGGGATGAGGCCAAGATGATCGGAGGGGTGGGTCCCTGCGGACATGAGCTATGCTGCACCACCTTCTTGCAGGACTTCGAGTTGGTCTCCATCAAGATGGCCAAGGATCAGAACCTTCCCCTGAACCCGGCGAAGATATCGGGGCTGTGTGGCAGGTTGATGTGTTGCCTCTCCTTTGAGGTCGATACCTACCAGGAACTGAAGAAGAATCTCCCCAAAGTGGGAAAGAGGATCACCACCAAGTATGGGGAGGGGAAGGTAATCAGGCAGAACCTCCTCCTGCAGACCATCACCTTGGAGATGAACAGCGGGGGGGTCATCACTATAAAGGCCGACGAACTGGGCAAATAA
- a CDS encoding acetyl-CoA carboxylase biotin carboxyl carrier protein subunit, producing MATPVIVPMVGKVVAVNVKVGDQVNENDQVATLEAMKMEMPIVAPASGTVKEVNVKPGDEVTSDTILMAIE from the coding sequence ATGGCTACACCGGTAATTGTGCCCATGGTGGGAAAGGTCGTGGCAGTCAATGTGAAGGTGGGGGACCAGGTAAATGAGAACGACCAAGTGGCCACTCTGGAGGCGATGAAGATGGAGATGCCTATAGTGGCCCCTGCATCGGGGACTGTGAAGGAGGTAAACGTCAAACCCGGGGATGAGGTAACTTCAGATACCATCCTTATGGCTATAGAGTAA
- the larC gene encoding nickel pincer cofactor biosynthesis protein LarC, producing the protein MTEIRIAYFDCFAGISGDMILGALLDLGLPPEVLDEGWRMLGLKGAKLKVHEVLRGGLMGTQVEVVGQGKTRIRSHKEMREMVTKSALPEGIKDLSLRILGRLAHVEAHIHRLKIEEVHFHEIGGVDTIIDAVGSALGVTHFAWDKIISSPLPLGRGWVEGGHGHLPLPAPATVALLQGVPIMPARIEGETVTPTGAAILTSLVAGFAPLPEMVVKGVGYGAGTRDPEEAPNLLRIIHGVRESEREERIWVLEADVDDMPPELFPYLNQLLLQEGALDASQIPIQMKKGRPGFTIRVLSPGSQRERLAQLILKESTTLGVRMYGVERVTLPREEREVETRYGPIRIKVAFDQQGRAINLMPEYESCRQAAQREKVPLKEVYQEAVVKGREAIKHER; encoded by the coding sequence ATGACGGAGATACGGATCGCCTATTTTGATTGCTTTGCCGGAATCAGCGGGGATATGATCCTGGGAGCGCTCCTGGATCTAGGACTCCCCCCAGAGGTCCTGGACGAGGGCTGGCGGATGCTGGGGTTGAAAGGGGCGAAGCTGAAGGTACATGAGGTCCTACGTGGGGGATTGATGGGGACGCAGGTGGAGGTGGTGGGCCAGGGGAAAACCAGGATCAGAAGCCATAAAGAGATGAGGGAGATGGTCACAAAGAGTGCCCTGCCAGAGGGGATAAAGGATCTCAGCCTGAGGATTCTGGGGAGACTGGCCCACGTGGAGGCCCACATCCACAGGCTGAAGATTGAGGAGGTCCACTTCCATGAGATAGGGGGGGTGGATACCATTATCGATGCGGTCGGCTCCGCATTAGGGGTCACCCATTTTGCCTGGGACAAGATCATTTCCTCCCCCCTCCCCCTGGGCAGGGGGTGGGTTGAGGGGGGACATGGCCATCTGCCGCTGCCCGCTCCCGCCACTGTCGCCTTGCTCCAGGGGGTCCCGATCATGCCCGCCCGGATAGAGGGAGAAACCGTCACCCCTACCGGAGCGGCCATTTTGACCTCGCTGGTTGCAGGGTTTGCCCCCTTGCCAGAGATGGTGGTCAAGGGTGTGGGGTATGGTGCGGGCACAAGGGACCCAGAGGAGGCCCCCAATCTCCTGAGGATCATCCATGGGGTGAGGGAGAGCGAAAGGGAAGAACGTATATGGGTCTTGGAGGCGGACGTAGATGACATGCCCCCAGAGCTCTTCCCCTATCTCAATCAACTCCTCCTCCAAGAGGGGGCCCTGGACGCTTCTCAGATCCCCATCCAGATGAAAAAAGGGCGCCCCGGGTTTACCATCCGGGTCCTCTCCCCTGGGTCGCAGAGGGAGAGGCTTGCCCAACTCATCCTCAAGGAATCCACCACCTTGGGGGTGCGGATGTATGGCGTCGAGAGGGTGACCCTCCCCAGAGAAGAGAGGGAAGTTGAGACCAGGTATGGTCCCATCCGAATAAAGGTGGCCTTCGACCAACAGGGAAGGGCCATCAACCTGATGCCGGAATATGAGAGCTGCCGCCAGGCAGCTCAAAGGGAGAAAGTCCCCTTGAAAGAGGTATATCAAGAGGCGGTAGTGAAGGGGAGAGAGGCTATTAAACACGAGAGATGA
- the recG gene encoding ATP-dependent DNA helicase RecG translates to MDRFTEIIDSIAGPLNLASKDNFSRLSNIRGLEGLVTSLTQEAISISPDTPIQIKLRDLQGNFAGFEGAKTSEKEAKISKGKGLLAEIRELLSSEGMAQPYRHGEISQLLNTPMRFVKGVGPKLALLFKRKGIETVEDALYNLPLRYEDRRQIKRIADLKIGERGVGYAEVIATGEVIYPKSRRKVYEAILGDGSGFITAKWFQGIRYIKGRLKRGDWVIFCGDIRGYRAQREIHHPDLEWVEGKEEDSLHFGRIVPVYSETEGLYQRRLRGIMHQVVQEYTLKVASPVPTQVSKRCNLMPLAEAFCEVHFPRDYLDIERLNLKTSRPHQRLAFEEFFFLELGMALRQRGIVLEEGIPFQVQRTPTADRLLQKLPFALTKAQEKVIEEIKGDMAKPHPMNRLLQGDVGCGKTVVAIIASLIAIDNGYQAAMMAPTEILAEQHYFNIRGWLKGLDVGAVLLTGRIKGKERDELYQAIRRGKAQLVVGTHALIQEGLSFKKLGLAVVDEQHRFGVMQRALLRRKGKVPDLLVMTATPIPRTLAMTLYGDMEVSIMDELPPGRGPIITKLYRQRQKEEVYQRVGGEIEKGRQAYIVYPLVEESERMDLQDATQGAQRLQREVFPHYRVGLIHGRMKGEEKERTMLEFQRGEIQILVATTVIELGIDYPNATVMVVEHAERFGLSQLHQLRGRIGRGPHPSLCLLLTKGRVTKEAWRRLKVMEETTDGFRIAEEDLAIRGPGEFLGVRQWGLPDFRVANLIRDVRLLQQARREAFALIDQDPQLSKEEHLHLREILREKWQEKLELATVG, encoded by the coding sequence ATGGATAGGTTCACTGAGATAATAGACTCCATCGCTGGACCTTTAAATCTCGCCTCCAAGGACAACTTTTCCCGCCTCTCCAACATCAGGGGGCTGGAGGGGCTGGTCACCTCCCTAACTCAAGAGGCCATCTCAATTTCCCCTGACACACCGATCCAAATCAAGCTCAGGGATCTCCAAGGGAACTTCGCCGGTTTTGAGGGGGCCAAAACAAGCGAAAAAGAGGCGAAGATCAGCAAGGGAAAAGGGTTGCTGGCCGAGATCAGGGAGTTGTTGTCCTCGGAGGGGATGGCCCAACCATACCGTCATGGGGAGATCTCACAACTGCTGAATACCCCCATGCGATTCGTCAAAGGGGTAGGGCCAAAACTTGCCCTCCTCTTCAAGAGGAAGGGGATAGAGACCGTAGAAGACGCCCTCTATAACCTCCCCCTCCGATATGAGGATCGCCGCCAGATCAAGCGGATAGCCGATCTAAAGATAGGTGAACGCGGGGTGGGCTATGCCGAGGTGATCGCCACCGGGGAGGTGATCTATCCCAAGAGCCGTCGCAAGGTCTACGAGGCCATCCTGGGGGACGGAAGCGGTTTTATCACCGCCAAGTGGTTTCAAGGGATCAGATACATCAAGGGACGCCTGAAAAGGGGGGATTGGGTCATCTTCTGCGGGGATATACGGGGGTATCGAGCACAAAGGGAGATCCACCACCCGGACCTGGAGTGGGTGGAGGGAAAGGAAGAGGACTCCCTCCACTTCGGGCGCATCGTCCCGGTCTATTCTGAGACAGAGGGCCTCTATCAGCGCAGGCTCAGGGGGATAATGCACCAGGTGGTCCAAGAGTACACCCTTAAGGTAGCAAGCCCCGTCCCCACTCAGGTGAGCAAAAGATGTAACTTGATGCCCCTCGCCGAGGCCTTTTGCGAAGTCCATTTTCCCCGAGATTATCTCGATATAGAGCGGTTAAACCTCAAGACATCCAGGCCTCATCAGCGTTTGGCCTTTGAGGAGTTCTTCTTCCTGGAGTTGGGCATGGCGTTGCGGCAAAGGGGGATCGTCCTGGAGGAGGGGATCCCCTTCCAGGTGCAGAGGACCCCCACGGCTGACAGGCTCCTGCAGAAACTCCCCTTCGCCCTGACCAAGGCCCAGGAGAAGGTGATAGAGGAGATCAAGGGGGATATGGCCAAGCCCCACCCCATGAACCGTTTACTGCAGGGGGACGTGGGGTGTGGAAAGACGGTAGTGGCCATCATCGCCTCGCTGATCGCCATCGACAACGGTTACCAGGCAGCCATGATGGCCCCCACGGAGATCCTGGCGGAGCAACATTACTTCAACATTAGAGGGTGGTTAAAGGGACTGGATGTTGGGGCTGTCCTGCTGACCGGGAGGATAAAGGGTAAAGAGCGAGACGAACTCTATCAGGCCATCAGGAGGGGGAAGGCACAGTTGGTGGTGGGCACCCATGCCCTCATCCAAGAAGGGCTATCCTTCAAGAAACTAGGCCTTGCCGTGGTGGATGAGCAGCACCGATTTGGGGTGATGCAGCGGGCCCTCTTGAGAAGGAAGGGAAAGGTGCCTGACCTCCTGGTGATGACTGCTACCCCCATCCCCCGTACCTTGGCCATGACCCTCTACGGCGATATGGAGGTCTCGATCATGGATGAACTCCCCCCGGGCAGGGGTCCCATCATCACCAAGCTCTACCGGCAGAGGCAGAAGGAGGAGGTCTATCAAAGGGTGGGGGGAGAGATAGAAAAGGGGAGACAGGCCTATATCGTCTACCCCCTGGTGGAGGAATCGGAGCGGATGGACCTGCAAGATGCCACACAAGGCGCCCAGCGCCTCCAGAGGGAGGTCTTCCCTCACTATAGGGTCGGGCTCATCCACGGAAGGATGAAGGGAGAAGAAAAAGAGAGGACTATGCTGGAGTTTCAGAGGGGGGAGATACAGATCCTCGTGGCCACCACTGTAATCGAGCTGGGGATAGACTACCCCAATGCTACGGTGATGGTGGTGGAACACGCCGAGAGGTTTGGCCTCTCCCAATTGCACCAGTTGCGGGGGAGGATAGGGAGGGGGCCCCACCCTTCACTATGCCTGTTGTTGACCAAGGGGAGGGTCACCAAAGAGGCGTGGCGTCGCCTAAAGGTAATGGAGGAGACCACCGACGGCTTTCGGATCGCGGAGGAGGATCTGGCCATCAGGGGGCCGGGGGAGTTTTTGGGGGTCAGACAATGGGGATTGCCCGATTTCCGGGTGGCCAACCTCATCAGGGACGTCCGCCTCCTCCAGCAGGCCCGCCGGGAGGCCTTTGCCCTCATCGACCAAGACCCCCAACTCAGCAAAGAGGAACACCTTCATCTCAGGGAGATCCTCAGAGAGAAGTGGCAGGAGAAGTTGGAACTGGCAACTGTGGGCTAG
- a CDS encoding DUF721 domain-containing protein — MGIDFNLKAVLGEALRRLNLDARMRGYAVWGIWDQVVGERVAQQAQPAFVRRGILFVKCSSPAWMQQLQFMKGMILEGLNSRLGREVIKEIRFQIGLVSRPSVEGQSVRDQGVVLDEEERERMEEVLRPLQDPEVREVVRRIMVKGASAKKTLTR, encoded by the coding sequence ATGGGCATAGACTTTAATTTGAAGGCCGTCCTAGGGGAGGCCCTCCGGAGGTTAAACCTGGATGCCAGGATGAGGGGGTATGCTGTTTGGGGGATCTGGGACCAGGTGGTAGGGGAGAGGGTGGCCCAACAGGCCCAGCCGGCCTTTGTGCGCAGAGGTATCCTCTTTGTAAAGTGCTCCTCGCCAGCATGGATGCAGCAACTCCAGTTTATGAAGGGGATGATCCTGGAGGGCCTCAACAGCCGATTGGGAAGGGAGGTGATCAAAGAGATCAGGTTTCAGATCGGACTGGTGTCACGCCCCTCTGTAGAGGGACAATCCGTCAGGGATCAGGGTGTGGTCTTGGATGAGGAGGAAAGGGAACGGATGGAGGAGGTATTGCGTCCCTTACAGGACCCCGAGGTCAGAGAGGTCGTGAGGCGGATCATGGTAAAAGGGGCATCAGCAAAAAAGACCCTGACACGCTGA
- a CDS encoding antibiotic biosynthesis monooxygenase, giving the protein MAVKVILERRVKKGMDTDLAKLMRELRVKAMLAKGYISGETLRAHDDPTLYLVISTWKSLDDWRAWEENPVRKEIKAKIDAILETPTQKRVFDFA; this is encoded by the coding sequence ATGGCAGTAAAGGTGATCCTTGAGAGACGGGTCAAGAAGGGGATGGATACGGACCTGGCCAAGTTGATGAGGGAGTTGAGGGTCAAGGCGATGCTCGCCAAGGGGTATATCTCGGGGGAGACGTTGCGCGCCCACGACGATCCAACCCTCTATCTGGTCATCAGTACCTGGAAGAGTCTAGACGATTGGAGGGCTTGGGAGGAAAACCCTGTGCGCAAGGAGATCAAGGCCAAGATAGATGCCATCTTGGAGACACCGACCCAAAAGAGGGTCTTTGACTTTGCCTAA
- a CDS encoding HAD hydrolase-like protein has protein sequence MVGPKSSKKQDLTPKVIIFDCDGVLFDSKDANIAFYNHILSQLHLPFMTQEEVEYVHASTAEGALQYLLTRRDPRLLGRALAQRQGMDYAPFISLMRMEPHLKELLRSLPPQIKRAISTNRTYTIGDVLRIHGLEGEFDPVVSALDVKNPKPHPESVLKILHYFSLSPSEALFVGDSEVDQDSARRARVPFVAYKNRSLKAAYHIDDLLEVRKIITPVPP, from the coding sequence ATGGTAGGACCAAAGAGTAGCAAAAAACAAGACCTGACCCCTAAGGTCATCATCTTCGACTGCGATGGGGTGCTGTTTGACTCTAAAGATGCGAACATCGCCTTTTACAACCATATACTTTCCCAGCTACACCTCCCCTTCATGACCCAGGAAGAGGTGGAATATGTGCACGCCAGCACGGCCGAGGGGGCCCTCCAATATCTCCTCACCAGGAGAGACCCCCGCCTCTTGGGCAGGGCCCTTGCCCAGCGCCAGGGCATGGACTACGCACCCTTTATCAGCCTCATGCGGATGGAACCCCATCTCAAAGAGCTCCTGAGATCCTTACCACCCCAGATCAAAAGGGCCATCTCCACCAACCGCACCTATACCATCGGCGATGTCCTGCGAATCCACGGACTGGAGGGGGAGTTCGACCCGGTGGTCTCCGCCCTGGACGTGAAAAACCCCAAACCGCACCCTGAGTCCGTCCTGAAGATCTTGCATTACTTTTCCCTCTCCCCCTCAGAGGCCCTCTTTGTCGGGGACTCAGAGGTGGATCAAGACTCAGCTCGGCGGGCCCGGGTCCCCTTTGTCGCCTATAAAAACCGTTCCTTAAAGGCCGCCTATCACATCGACGACCTCTTAGAGGTCAGGAAGATCATCACCCCCGTCCCTCCTTAG
- the ftsY gene encoding signal recognition particle-docking protein FtsY, with amino-acid sequence MGQGDKRGIFQRLRQGLSKTQGLLVGGVDDLLRPGRGVDEELWEELEEVLILADIGVAATQRLIEGLRQETKRGDLIGAQEILPLLGKKVLEILQPHEVPIYLDIAGEGPFVVMVIGVNGVGKTTTIGKLAYRFTSQGKKVLVAASDTFRAAAIEQLEIWSRRAGAHLIRHRNGADPSAVAFDAVKAALSRRCHVLFIDTAGRLHTKENLMEELKKVKRVIKKELSAAPHEVLLVLDATTGQNAIAQARTFHQALGVTGIALTKLDGTAKGGIVVAIAQELGIPLRFVGVGEGIDDLQEFSAEVFVEALFSQTT; translated from the coding sequence ATGGGGCAAGGGGACAAGAGAGGGATCTTTCAAAGGCTGCGTCAGGGGTTGTCCAAGACCCAAGGGCTGCTGGTCGGGGGGGTAGACGACCTGCTACGACCGGGCAGGGGAGTGGACGAGGAGCTCTGGGAGGAACTGGAGGAGGTCCTCATCTTGGCCGATATAGGGGTGGCGGCGACTCAGAGGCTTATCGAAGGGCTCAGACAAGAAACAAAAAGGGGGGATCTAATAGGTGCACAAGAAATCCTCCCTCTCCTGGGTAAAAAGGTCTTGGAGATCCTCCAGCCCCATGAGGTTCCCATTTACCTCGATATAGCCGGCGAGGGCCCCTTTGTGGTGATGGTCATCGGGGTCAACGGGGTAGGCAAGACCACCACCATTGGAAAGCTCGCCTATAGGTTCACCTCTCAGGGGAAAAAGGTCTTGGTGGCCGCGTCCGATACCTTCCGGGCGGCCGCCATTGAGCAACTGGAGATCTGGAGCCGAAGGGCTGGAGCCCACCTGATCAGGCATCGGAACGGGGCAGACCCCTCTGCGGTGGCCTTCGATGCGGTGAAGGCTGCCCTGTCGAGGAGATGCCATGTCCTCTTCATAGATACCGCAGGCAGACTCCATACAAAGGAAAACCTGATGGAGGAGTTGAAAAAGGTCAAGAGGGTCATCAAAAAGGAACTCTCCGCTGCCCCCCACGAGGTCTTGCTGGTTCTGGACGCCACCACAGGGCAGAACGCCATTGCCCAGGCCCGGACCTTCCATCAGGCCCTCGGGGTGACTGGAATCGCCCTGACCAAGCTGGATGGCACGGCCAAGGGGGGGATAGTAGTCGCCATCGCCCAGGAGCTAGGGATCCCTCTACGTTTTGTCGGGGTGGGGGAGGGAATAGATGACCTCCAGGAATTCTCCGCCGAGGTCTTTGTCGAGGCCTTGTTCAGCCAAACCACCTGA